DNA sequence from the Falco peregrinus isolate bFalPer1 chromosome 1, bFalPer1.pri, whole genome shotgun sequence genome:
CAGCCCTTGGCACCGGCGAGAAGGCGGAGGGGAGCGGAGGCCACGCCCAACCTCCCGCCGCGCAGGGGCGCTGctctccgccgccgccgctccctcctgccctttcGTCTGCCTCCCGCCGTCTCCCTTCACTTCCGGCGTGACCATGGGCGGGCAGCTTCCGCTTCCGGCTTTTTAGTTCCGGGTTCTCCGGTAGAGGCGGCGATGGCAGCGGCGGCCTCCTCctcggcggcggccgcgggctGCCAGGAGGGCCCGGCGGTAGCGGCAGGGAGCGGCTGGAGCGAGTCCCAGTTCCGGCGTTACTCCTTCGAGACGCGGCCTATCCCGCGGCTCAGCCACAGCGACCCCCGCGCCGAGGAGCTCATCGAGAACGAGGTGCGGTGGGCAGCGGCGACCCGGCCCGGCGctggggctgcggcggggccggtTTGCGGCGCGGAGGCTGCCCGCCTTGCCCGCCAggcccggcggggcggagcggagCAGGGCCCGCAGAGCGGCTCGCAGGCAGCGGGGCGCTCCGGGCCCTGGTGCCGTCCCGGGGGCGCGTCCCGGCCCTGCCTCTGAGGCTACCGCGCTGCCCGCCGTGGAGTGCCtgccgcgcccccccgccccggcgcggGCTCGGCTGTGGCCGTTGTCGCGTTCCtctgagctgtggtgggcgCTTCTTTTCGGTGCCACAGCGCTGAGAGACGAAACGTTTCCTGCAGACTTCAACAAAGTGCTTTGTTGTCCGGGCGAAAGTCGTGGAAATGTTGTGTAAAACCATGGGCATATGCTTGTTATTTTCTAAGTGAGAATGACTCCAGGTGTGAATGCTGCCTTGCAGAGCGGCTCTTGTATTTGTTCTGGATAAGCCCGATTTCGTTTTGGTAAGATTGCTagcttgttggtttttttttaaagaaatcctgCAAGAAGGAAAGTTGTGCATGCACAGCTTGTAAACACAGCAGCTATCAAGAGTTCTTGTTTAGGTTGCATCTATTTATAGGTGAGGAGATAGGTGATGCCCTTTGTCTTCTTTTCGtagttgttgcttttttggtATAGAAGAGATAAGgtagtattatttttttgatgGCTGAAGGTTATCTGCGATCCTCTGAGAAAAGACATGAGTACTGTCTCTGTTTCTGGATTCAGAAATACCTTTCTGCCAGTATTTAGCCCTTCGTAGCTAGGCTAGAAGGGATCAGGCAGAATCTACTGTGTTTCCTTGCTACATGGCAGGACCAAGTAGGCCTAAAACTGTTTCCAGCTAGTGTTTGTCTAACCTCACATGTTATAGAGATTAGCTAAGTAGATAGTGGAATCTGTCCTGTTACTACCAGGAACTTGCTGAGGACACTTTCTCAAAACTTCCTATcacatttttcttggttttttttcctcagaccAAGGTACCTGATTACTCTTAATGCCTTTTCCAATTCCCTGTTTCCAAAGCAAGCTCAAGTGATTGCAGTAATGAATGTGATCATTCTCAAGTTCAAGAGGGTCTTGAATCAATGGATTTCTTGTTCCTCTCCAGGAGCCAGTGGTGCTGACAGATACGAATCTGGTTTATCCAGCTCTGAAATGGGACCTGGACTACCTTCAGGAAAACATTGGCAATGGGGACTTCTCAGTGTATAGTGCCAGCACACACAAGTTTTTGTACTATGATGAGAAGAAAATGGCCAATTTTAAGAACTTCAAACCCAAGTCGAGCAGGGAAGAGATGAAGTTTGCTGAGTTTGTGGACAGACTCAgtgaaatacaacaaaaaggGAGTGCTGAGAGGTAAGTAATACTTGAAGGTTTCTCCATTTCTGCAGGTCTAAGTAGGGAACAAGATTCTCTTCAGTGAGTGTTGATGTTTAAAACCTctcaagcttttctttttttctttatagccCTGCTTTTCCTGCAGGGCTTCTAGTTGACAGCAGCCTTGTTACCTGATTAAAGTAGTCATGCCATTAGTTAATCGAACTGTTTACATTGTCTGCAgagttttgtttaatttttttctctgtctgagGCAAGGTTTGCATAGAGAAAGCATTAAGCTTCACTTTCTTTTGGCAGACTATAGTATTGATAGAGGAGCTTAGGTATCTGATGAAAAGGTATGGGCTATAGCACTCAGCCTTTTTTACAGAATACCAAGGCAGCTGGTGCTAAcactctttcagaaaaatgagaagaggTTGCATATGTGCAGTGTATTTGCTGGTGTTGATGGCCTGCACCACTAATGGAGCTGTAAGTTACCGAGAGGAGCTTCACGTTTATATGGAATATAATAACTATTAGCAATGTAAACCCTGTGTTAATTTTGTCAGTCACCAGCCCTCTAACTTATGGATGCTTAATTGTGTCTTAATTCGAAGCAACTCTGTGTCCCTGTCCACTTGTCGTCTGTACCTTTCTATTCTTTCTCAGCTTTGAGTGTGCTTTTTCCAAGAGAGAAGGTAGTCCTTGagcttaaaaatgcatttttcttccagcattgCAGACAGTAGTCTGTAATACTGTGATTGTTAATACAGATGTTTGATTCCTCTGGTCCTCTATGTCTAAAGGTAGGCATGGCTTTGAAGTAATTTGATGCTGAAACGTGCAGGATTTCCTGagccctttttttccctcatgcACTTCTAGTAGAAGAGGTAATTCTTACTGCAGATGAGTTGGAGTGGTGTCATTTATCTGGGGATTATTCATGAATGTGTTTGATATTTGACAGTGGCCAGCCAGTGTACAGTTTCCTCCTCCTGCATTACAAGGGGGATGTTCTTGCTGTAAAATTCTCCTTTTCCCGTACGATTATTCAAACAGAATTGAGTTCTGTTCCCTTCTGTACCAGAAAACCTTTCAGCAAAGTTTCAGGACtttttgaaatgctttctttctACAGGTGTTTATGATGTGTGGTGGTAGAACAGAATCTGTAGGAGTTATGtctctttgttttgaaatctttcTGAAGAGATGCAGAAGTATGTCTTTATCTTCATGGCAAAGCTTGATTTCTCTTTATCTCTGGGAAAATACAGGCTGTATCTGCAGCAAACACTGAATGACACAGTTGGAAGGAAGATTGTGGTGGATTTCCTTGGTTTCAACTGGAACTGGATTAACAAGCAACAAGGGAAACGTGGCTGGGGTCAGCTGACTTCTAACTTGCTTCTTATTGGCATGGAAGGTAAGCAGCTACCTCTGGGAGAAGATCTGGTCAGCAGTTCTGTATTTCAATTTCAGAAGGTCTTTCAAATGGATTTTCCACCAAGTGTTTCTTCAGAGCAGGCAGTTTAAATCTTTAGTTTGTGTGGAAATTGTTGTCACCACTTAACTTGGGTTACAGAGAGGAAACAACCAAAGGAATAGCCTGTATTTCCCCAGGGATGCACTGTGAATGCCTGGATGTAATCTGCTCGTGGAAAGACTCTGTGTGATGGTGGTAGGGCTGTGTTTTCGGTAATTGCTAATCATATTCTGAGAGCTGCTTATTATTTGAATGCTTCAGATGCTGTAGATGTAAAATGCTCAGAGCCTGCAGGTTTGAATTGCAAAAGGATTTACAAGTTGAGCAAAGTTAGTCTTCTGGGCTTTTCTTAGCGTGTCCAGTGTCTACCCAGGAGGAAACGTTGATTATTCTGTCAGGCATTTGTTCTTATTTGAGCTGGTACACTGTCGGGGAGAAATTCTCTTAAGAGCTGAATTTCTTCTTGAAAGTTAGAGGGAACTGAGGAACTTGGAAGATGGGTAAATCCCAGAAATATCTGGATAGAGGGTAATTCCAAATCCATGTGGAGACTTATTCATAGGCAAATGCTTTAGAAGACAGAGGTACCACTACCCTGTTGACAAGGAGAGCGTTCCAGTAGAAAGTAATATCAATAACTGGGCACAAAACTGTGTATGTTTCTTGAAGTAGGATGGCCTATAATCAGTGTGGTCATCACATCCAATTATAATTATTTGTTAATTCATGGCTATTCAGTTCTGACAGCAgatgtttttcccctttgcaaCAGGTCATACTCAACTTACAGCTGTTTGTCTTTGCCACTTGTTTTACTAGCTGAGAGAAGAGAACTTCACATAAAAGCAGTGCACCAACAGTTCCCTACAGGTCATACATAATGTGATCACTAAAATCCTGTTATCAACAGGTTATGTGCAAGAACCAAGGGATTGTCTTGAACCAGTGTGTACTAGGAAAAGGAGTGTCTTTACAGGAGCATTTGATTTTATGATACATTCAATGAAGTTGCGGGGTTAATTGTCATCTTAATTCTACTTAGTGAAAATACATACAAAGAGCGAGCTAAAAGAGTAATATCTGAATTGCAAGCAGCTTAAAAAACATAGTTGTAAGGGGTACAGAATGCCCCATTGTATTTAAAGGTTTGATTAAATTTAAGATCTAGTGGTAACAGTCAAGCTTCAGAACTGTTAATCAGACTGAGAAGGTGCTGTTGGGAGCCccaatgacaaaaaaatatttacttgttttcttgcAAAACTACTAGGACTTTTTTCAAGATCAGGCTGTTAGACTCCTTTTCTCTAGACTGATAATTTCCTAAAGTCCGTTCTACAACTTGTCATCTAAACAATGTGTTTTATGAAGAAGCTTCCCATCAACGTTTGCCATCTGCTGTTCATGGGAACAAGCTGGAAATTCTAATCCTGTAAAGCGTGAGTTGCTGAATATGGATTTAGAATGGAAATTAAGTGGAGTAGCAACTGCTCAATAAAGGCTGGCTGATACAGTGATCAGTTTGTAACGTTTTTGTGGTCATTTTCCATGTTTAGTTTTCTGAATATGTGGAAGTGTATTTACTGTCTTCATCAAAGAATGTAACTTGCTTCCATCTTTCCTACCTGTATGTGAGTGTGTCTTGATTAtcatcttttctctctctgtagGGAATGTGACACCAGCTCATTATGATGAGCAGCAGAACTTCTTTGCTCAGATTAAGGGTTACAAGAGATGTATCCTGTTCCCTCCTGATCAGTTTGAATGCCTCTACCCTTATCCTGTGCACCATCCGTGTGACAGACAGAGCCAGGTGAGAGTAGCAGATCTGTTCTCTGTTCCATGACAAAACAGGACATTTGTGAAGGTGCTAGGTGGGAGGAAGCTGTACTGGAAttaaagctgcttttgaaaaacctGTGTTCAGATCTGTTAACTGGTGAATATGTTGAGAATAGATGGAAGGCCTGGTAGTGTTTCTGTTTGTGTCTGGTCCTGACTTGCAAGAACTAGGGCTATAAACACGCTCTTACTGATAGCACAACTGGGCTGCAGTTGgtaccttttctgtttcactgatGACTTGTCAAACAGATTTGCTCAGAAACAAATTGCAGGACTCCTACCCAAGTAGATGGTACTTTGAGGGTACTGCAGGACATTGCAATGGAGTTAAGACACAAATGCGAATATGAAAGCCATATAGGGAAGGATGATTTGATACTGAGAGCCAATAATGAGGACTGTCATTGCAGGAAGTTCTTCTGAGTTTATTAATGTTTTCCTCTGTTAGGTGGACTTTGACAATCCTGACTATGAGAAGTTTCCAAACTTTCGGAGCGTGGTTGGCTATGAGGCGGTGGTGGGGCCAGGGGATGTGCTATACATACCTATGTACTGGTAAGAGGAATGGTGGGACTGCACAGTGACCAGCCAACAGAGGTTTAAAAGGTCTTCTGCTTGGGTTGGCTCTTAAGATAATTCTGTTTCAGCTTCATCAGCGAGTATGGTATTTTCTGTGATACCCTGGGCTAATCTGCTTCTACTTCCTGTCTGTTGGAGGGGAATGGTAACTCTCCCTGACACCATGTTAATGGTGCAAGTACTCCATTAATGTGTGTGAGAAGAGGAtctgtatttaaatacaaagaCCTTTCCGGTAGTTCTGAGGTCTTGATGATGGTGGTGTAGGGCAAGGCTTGTCTAGTGCTGTCTGAACTCATCCATCTAAGGTATTTCACTATAAACTACAGCAATAGTGTCGTCTTCTTTGTGGTTTCCATGCAGGTGGCACCACATTGAGTCTCTCCTGAATGGGGGGATTACCATCACTGTGAACTTCTGGTACAAGGTGAGTACAAGCACTTTCCTGCACAGCTTGGATAGCTCTATCCCAGAGGATTTTTTCAGTAGAGATGTATTGGCATGTGTTGTCAATATGAGAACTTCGTTGCACCAAATCCTTTGCTTTAAAGCTGAAAGTTGCTTTCTCCCTTGAGTCGTGTGTGAGAGACTGGGTGGCTATTAGAAGGTAGAATTATCTGCCAATTTAGGAAGCATGACATGAGCTATTTCTGATGTTTCAGGGTGCCCCAACCCCAAAGAGAATCGAGTATCCATTAAAGGCTCATCAGAAAGTGGCGATAATGAGGAACATTGAGAAGATGTTGGGAGAAGCCTTAGGAAATCCACAAGAGGTACAAAACGGAACCATATAGTCACTGTTGTTGAATTTGTTATGGCTTAATGCAAAACTCGAGATGCCAACTATTTGGCTCTGCAGGTATCACAGTGAGGGTAGGAGAAAGCAGGGTTGCTCTGTTGCTGTGAATGGTTCTTCCTGCTGTCTTCAGAAGGTCCTTTGGCTACAAAAAGGCAAGctctttacattttaattctggAGAGGACCACTACAAACAAGGGATTAATTGTTCTTGTATGTGGGGGAAGGTGTTTGGCTTTGACtttgggcactgccagggaagTGTTGCTCCCAAACTCTCCTTAGCCTTCTGTGCAGCAACGATACCCAGTGTTTGccaaaaaaaagacactgtttTACTTGCTGAATCCAGATCTCTTAAGATAAATCTCTTCTAAGTCATGTGTTTCCCGCTTAACACATGTCTCTGTCTCTGAATTCTTTGTGGTTTTAATCAACTGGTATTTCAAAAAGCCAGGTGGAATTACTAAGAGTATGCTTTTGAAGATCTCCTGCTGATCTGAAAGTGAAAATACTGGCTGTgaatagaaatgttttcatgGTCTGTAACCCTTACCACTGTGCACAAACTTCTTTTTAGTGCCCTAATGTAAGATGAGCCTCTCCCCTGAGATTATCTTGCTTCTGTAGCGTGTTGAACTTCCCTCAGTGATCAGGCAGTGCTGAGAAATGGGAGTGGTCTTGACTGAAAGCAAAACCTTAGCAAAATTATCAGCCCTAGTCTTCCTTCCAAGTGACCCCAAGGACCAGAGAGGATTCAATGAGTAAGAATGTTCCTTCTGTGCCCTGCAAAAAGCAACCCCTGATGACTGTTGACTCCTTTTAATAGTATCTACTGAGAAATCACAAATCTAGGGTGGGAAGTGAAAAGGTTTCAAATACCATGGATGCAGTGTTTTGCTGACAGCTACAGTTGGGTGTTGGTAGAGAATGCTGCAATTTTGGTAGGGTATCTGAGGATGTGCTCAAGGGTGCCCCAGTATTTATctggaaaatactttgaaacTGATTCAGTGTACCTTAGACTCAGTTTGTGTGCTGAGAtcctctgccctgggctgctcAGCTCATAAGGTGTTGTGATGCAGAGGGAACAGGCTCTGCAGTTGCCGTTTCTGAGTAACTGTCCCAGCTAacagtctggttttgttttgaacaggTGGGTCCCTTGTTGAATATGATGATTAAGGGACGGTATGACTAATGCCTGCCTGCCCGGAGTGACTGATGTTGGAGCTGCTTTGTTCACAAGCAATGGAAGATACTGAGCGCTAGTATTGCACGCGGCACTTAACAGACTGATGGGTTTCCTGGCCTATCCTTGCCCCACTACAATAAAGGGGGCTACTGGAACTGCAAAACCGTTAGTACCCCATTCATCTTCCACTCTCATCTAACCGAACCTCCCAAGAAAGAGTCTGCACTTGTTGGAAGCTGGATTCATGCTCActaacttgtttttttctccctctacCCTGTTTGCCACAACAAGGAGCATGGCTTCTGGCACTGGATGTGTTGCTTCAAGAATTTCAGGCATTTGAAGAAAAGCTTGGAGGAGAACCAGGAGTGATCTTGTTTCCTCAGCCTCACGGGGTTTGGACTTCCTGGCTGGGTTTATGTTTTGGTGCCTGCAGTGGATATAAGGTGGAAAGTGATAGGTTTCACAGTCCTCTGTTGTTAGAGGACCTGTCCATGCTCAACTGTGGCACCTTTTTGTATAATGGAACATGTGAGATAGCCTGTGTGTGATGAGCAACAGGATAAatgattctgtttcttcagcttAAGACATCTATGCTTTGGACTTAGCACAGGGTAGAGATCACAGTGAATTCATCTAGTGTGTGAGCGCCAAATCCTATCCTCTCCAAATAATGTGTTGTAGGAGTCTAGATAAACCTCTTTTCTGACAGCTTTCTCTGGGAAGTGAAggctgctctcctgctcttttGAAGCTGCAGTATGGTTAAAAGGGGATGTAGCATTATGAAGGGAGGTGCATAAATGCCAGGGCATTCTCCGAGTCTTGGAACAATTAagccacatttttaaataaaattcccCAGGGGTGCTGAGCCAGACTGTCAAAATGCAGTGTCAGATAGGTACAGAGCTTCCCGTCTCCCCACCAGGGGTGCTGGCTCCTTGGACTAACATGGGAAAGTGCCCTTTTTACTGAAACTGCAAGAACTCAAGTGTGTGTGGCTGCGCACAGGTGCGCATGTTTGTGTGATGTTGTGTGGCTCCTGTCCATCAGTTAAATCCATGCCAGTGTGTGGTTCCCTTCCTTGTACAGTCATGTGAAAGAGGTCAGGGCTTTCTGTTTAAATGTGGTTAAGGTTATCTTGATCCTTTTTGTGTGCTGGGACTTGACATGGCAGGCTGGGAAGTGACAAGACTGGAGCACAGGAACCAGACAAGCCTCTTAAAGAGTCCTCAGCAATCaccctgaaaaataattttgctttccaCTTCCATGCAAAAGCCTTGAGCTCGTATGGAGGCTGGCTTTTGCTTCCCTGAAGTGTGCTGCACTGCTCTCCCTGGTTTGGGGGGTGGTGCAAGGTCTTGTGTATTTGATGCAAGTTGTAAGGATCCCAAGAGCTTAGATGTAGGAGATGTTTCATAGCCCGTTAATCTCATCCCAGAGAAGTGGGGAATTTGTTCTGTTGAGACTTCccaatgtttttctctgttcttcaggaCTTGTTCTGACATGGGATTCTCATAAGAGTGTTGAGAACATGTGCTCTGTCTTTTGTTGGGATGGCTCATGCACCACCTGCAGTGAGCTTGCCTTGCACTAAGCTGAGAGGCCTCTCAAACAGGAGGTCCTAGGGGCTAGTTGGCTGCTTTACAGGTCAGAACAACTGAAGTGTAATTGGCAGCTGTGGGGTCCTTGTTTAAGAAATACATCTGTGTTACTGAGTAGTGTCACTGCCATGTTTACTTGTTACAGACTC
Encoded proteins:
- the HIF1AN gene encoding hypoxia-inducible factor 1-alpha inhibitor, encoding MAAAASSSAAAAGCQEGPAVAAGSGWSESQFRRYSFETRPIPRLSHSDPRAEELIENEEPVVLTDTNLVYPALKWDLDYLQENIGNGDFSVYSASTHKFLYYDEKKMANFKNFKPKSSREEMKFAEFVDRLSEIQQKGSAERLYLQQTLNDTVGRKIVVDFLGFNWNWINKQQGKRGWGQLTSNLLLIGMEGNVTPAHYDEQQNFFAQIKGYKRCILFPPDQFECLYPYPVHHPCDRQSQVDFDNPDYEKFPNFRSVVGYEAVVGPGDVLYIPMYWWHHIESLLNGGITITVNFWYKGAPTPKRIEYPLKAHQKVAIMRNIEKMLGEALGNPQEVGPLLNMMIKGRYD